From the genome of Miscanthus floridulus cultivar M001 chromosome 10, ASM1932011v1, whole genome shotgun sequence, one region includes:
- the LOC136488165 gene encoding citrate-binding protein-like, with amino-acid sequence MSRGFRDHPPQPAAYQLRRPGGSSSLTTLSFLASPTLLMLQVLLVLSLSCALLRSAHGEDLLTKGFTAVELAEVQFKVQKPYDVPLSERYEFVDGVRRMWVYATDHPITTAHPGGPRSETKIELIYGSGVWQFEGYGYIPPGTTGASVMQIFGAAEHATTLMLHFYDGRLTYYHDVTRVVDPAIYDRWFKLNVIHDVAASNVTVFVDGEHRLTVPGRGGDSHYIKFGVYGQRNNGMSCRMESLWRDVKVFTRDG; translated from the exons ATGTCGCGCGGATTCAGGGATCATCCACCGCAACCAGCGGCATACCAACTCCGACGGCCCGGCGGAAGCTCCAGTTTAACAACACTGTCGTTCCTGGCCTCGCCAACATTGCTCATGTTGCAAGTACTGCTTGTGCTGTCTTTGTCGTGCGCCCTGTTGCGCTCGGCTCACGGCGAGGACCTCCTCACCAAGGGCTTCACCGCCGTGGAGCTCGCCGAGGTGCAGTTCAAGGTGCAGAAGCCCTACGACGTGCCGCTGTCCGAGCGCTACGAGTTCGTCGATGGCGTGCGGCGGATGTGGGTCTACGCCACCGACCATCCAATCACCACCGCCCACCCCGGTGGCCCCCGCTCAGAGACCAAGATCGAG CTGATCTACGGCTCCGGGGTGTGGCAGTTCGAGGGCTACGGCTACATCCCGCCCGGCACAACGGGCGCATCGGTGATGCAGATCTTCGGCGCGGCGGAGCACGCGACGACACTGATGCTGCACTTCTACGACGGCCGGCTCACCTACTACCACGACGTCACGAGGGTCGTCGACCCCGCCATCTACGACAGGTGGTTCAAGCTCAACGTAATCCACGACGTTGCGGCGTCCAACGTGACGGTGTTCGTGGACGGCGAGCACCGGTTGACGGTGCCCGGCCGCGGCGGGGACTCGCACTACATCAAGTTCGGCGTGTACGGGCAGCGCAATAACGGCATGTCGTGCCGCATGGAGTCGCTGTGGAGGGACGTCAAGGTCTTCACCAGGGATGGGTGA